The DNA segment ACGGTCACGGGCGGCGCGGTCATCAGCCGGCCGACAGCGGCCTGACCCGCCGCGGAGGGCGCGCCCGGCGGGGGACCGGCCGGGGGGAGACGGGTCATCAGGACCTCTTTCGGGGCACCGACAGGGACTACGGCACCGGGGGGATGCCGTCTCCAGGCTGCGCCGGGCGGGCCGCCCGGGGCAGGGGCCGCCCGGACCTGGCCGGGGTGGTCCGATTCCCGCCGAAGGGGACGATGTACCCATCGGCTCACCCGTTCGGCCGTGCGAGCGTGGAGAGCCGGACGGGTGGCCGCGCTGCTCACCGAGGGCGACGGCGCCACCGCCGTGGTGACCGGCAGCCGGGGCCGGGGCGGGCCGGCCGGGTGACGCACCGGTTGCCGCAGCACGCCGGGTGCCCGGTGGCCGTCGTACCCCGACTGCCGTGACCCGCCCCCGTGTCCGAGGAGGCGCGGGGGTCAGCGGCCGGAGTGCTCCTTCGTGCCCTGCGGCTCCAGGTGGGAGGCGAGCACGGCGGCCTGCACCCGGCGCTGCACACCGAGCTTGGCCAGCAGCCGGGAGATGTGGTTCTTGACCGTCTTCTCCGACAGGTACAGCCGCCTGCCGATCTCACGGTTGGTCAGGCCGTCCCCGATCAGCGCCAGGATGTCCCGCTCGCGCGGCGACAGGCTTGCCAGCTCCGGCGGCAGCGACGGCGTCTCCTGCGGGTCGGCCCGCAGCGAGCGCATCAGCCGGGCCGTCGTCTCCGGGTCCAGCATCGACTGCCCGGAGGCGACCGTGCGCACCGCCGAGACCAGGTCCGAGCCCTTGATCTGCTTGAGCACATATCCGGACGCGCCGGCCATGATCGCGTCCAGCAGGGCGTCCTCGTC comes from the Streptomyces sp. SUK 48 genome and includes:
- a CDS encoding response regulator transcription factor, with amino-acid sequence MTETRTFTAQDPIRVFLLDDHEVVRRGLADLLDAEPDISVVGDADTAAHALVRGPALRPHVAVLDVRLPDGDGISVCRELRNRMPELACLMLTSFDDEDALLDAIMAGASGYVLKQIKGSDLVSAVRTVASGQSMLDPETTARLMRSLRADPQETPSLPPELASLSPRERDILALIGDGLTNREIGRRLYLSEKTVKNHISRLLAKLGVQRRVQAAVLASHLEPQGTKEHSGR